From the Microbacterium sp. W4I4 genome, one window contains:
- a CDS encoding Ltp family lipoprotein yields MSFDNSTPIPPSAPPAAPAAPAPIAPPMPHPASGAPGASVGDKSFLVTWLLSLLLGVFGVDRFYLGKVGTGLLKLVTLGGLGIWFLVDLVLVLVGAARDSTGRSLAGYDQHKKIAWIVMGALIALGLVMNIVDPKPAAPVPAADRPAAVAPAEKDADAPAEPTEEPEEPAVEEAPAEPVEPAVPVEYTSALKKAESYSALMHMSKAGIYDQLTSEYGEKFAPEAAQYAVDTLQADWNANALAKAKDYQTTMSMSPAAIRDQLTSEYGEKFTAAEADYAIAHLND; encoded by the coding sequence ATGAGCTTCGACAACAGCACTCCGATTCCTCCCAGCGCGCCCCCCGCGGCGCCGGCCGCGCCGGCTCCGATCGCGCCCCCGATGCCGCATCCGGCCAGCGGGGCGCCGGGGGCGAGCGTCGGCGACAAGTCGTTCCTCGTCACCTGGCTGCTCTCGCTGCTGCTGGGCGTCTTCGGAGTCGACCGCTTCTACCTCGGCAAGGTCGGCACCGGCCTCCTCAAGCTCGTCACCCTCGGCGGTCTCGGGATCTGGTTCCTGGTCGACCTGGTGCTCGTACTCGTCGGCGCCGCGCGGGACTCCACCGGACGCAGCCTCGCCGGCTACGACCAGCACAAGAAGATCGCCTGGATCGTGATGGGCGCGCTGATCGCCTTGGGCCTCGTCATGAACATCGTCGACCCGAAGCCCGCCGCGCCCGTCCCCGCGGCGGACCGGCCCGCAGCCGTCGCGCCGGCCGAGAAGGACGCGGATGCTCCCGCCGAACCCACCGAGGAGCCCGAGGAGCCCGCCGTGGAGGAGGCTCCCGCCGAGCCCGTCGAACCTGCCGTCCCCGTCGAGTACACCTCCGCGCTGAAGAAGGCCGAGTCGTACTCCGCGCTGATGCACATGAGCAAGGCGGGCATCTACGACCAGCTCACCAGCGAGTACGGCGAGAAGTTCGCACCGGAGGCCGCGCAGTACGCCGTCGACACCCTGCAGGCGGACTGGAACGCGAACGCACTCGCCAAGGCGAAGGACTACCAGACGACCATGTCGATGTCGCCCGCCGCGATCCGCGACCAGCTCACCAGCGAGTACGGCGAGAAGTTCACGGCCGCCGAGGCCGACTACGCCATCGCCCATCTGAACGACTGA
- a CDS encoding uracil-xanthine permease family protein, whose amino-acid sequence MPVWKIHGDGRNVAPDQVVRPDERLNWPATFAIGAQHVIAMFGATFLVPIITGFPVSTTLLFSGIGTLLFLLLTRNRLPSYLGSSFAFLAPITAINAGQALENAQQITQALLGVLVVGVLLAGIGFLVQAVGVQWIDRFMPPVVAGSIVALIGFNLAPAAWNNFTLQPELASVTLVAVVLFSVLFRGFLGRISIFLGVIVGYVVALLTGQVKFDGVAEAAWIGLPQFHLAAVTDPAAWLYVPMFLPVVLVLIAENVGHVRGVATMTNDPSINKHTGRALVADGLATTLAGGFGGSATTTYGENIGVMAATRVYSTAAYWVAGGAAILLAFSPKIGVIFASIPAGVLGGVTTALYGLIGVIGIKIWVDNRVDFSRPVNQYTVAVSFVIAVGGFAMNWGAFQLGAIVIGTVAALLIYHLGNAIARARRTGADDGGPIPAVGPLGGDPE is encoded by the coding sequence ATGCCGGTATGGAAGATCCACGGCGACGGCCGCAACGTCGCCCCCGACCAGGTCGTCCGACCGGACGAGCGGCTGAACTGGCCCGCGACCTTCGCGATCGGCGCTCAGCACGTCATCGCGATGTTCGGCGCCACGTTCCTCGTGCCGATCATCACGGGCTTCCCGGTGTCGACGACGCTGCTGTTCTCGGGCATCGGAACGCTGCTGTTCCTGCTGCTCACCCGCAACCGCCTGCCCAGCTACCTCGGCTCGTCGTTCGCGTTCCTCGCACCGATCACGGCGATCAATGCCGGCCAGGCGCTCGAGAACGCGCAGCAGATCACTCAGGCGCTGCTCGGTGTGCTCGTGGTCGGCGTGCTGCTGGCCGGCATCGGCTTCCTCGTGCAGGCCGTCGGCGTGCAGTGGATCGACCGGTTCATGCCTCCGGTGGTGGCCGGCTCCATCGTCGCCCTGATCGGCTTCAACCTGGCGCCCGCCGCCTGGAACAACTTCACACTGCAGCCTGAACTGGCCTCGGTCACGCTGGTCGCGGTCGTGCTGTTCAGCGTGCTGTTCCGCGGGTTCCTGGGCCGCATCTCGATCTTCCTCGGCGTGATCGTCGGGTACGTCGTCGCACTGCTCACCGGTCAGGTGAAGTTCGACGGCGTCGCGGAGGCCGCCTGGATCGGGCTGCCGCAGTTCCACCTCGCGGCGGTCACCGACCCTGCGGCCTGGCTGTACGTGCCGATGTTCCTGCCGGTCGTGCTGGTGCTCATCGCCGAGAACGTCGGGCACGTGCGCGGTGTCGCCACCATGACCAACGACCCGTCGATCAACAAGCACACCGGTCGCGCGCTGGTCGCCGACGGTCTCGCCACGACTCTGGCCGGCGGATTCGGCGGCTCCGCCACGACGACGTACGGCGAGAACATCGGAGTGATGGCCGCGACTCGCGTCTACTCGACCGCGGCGTACTGGGTGGCCGGCGGCGCGGCGATCCTGCTCGCGTTCTCTCCGAAGATCGGCGTGATCTTCGCATCGATCCCCGCCGGTGTGCTCGGCGGCGTGACCACCGCGCTGTACGGTCTGATCGGCGTCATCGGCATCAAGATCTGGGTCGACAACCGCGTGGACTTCTCCCGCCCGGTCAACCAGTACACGGTCGCGGTCTCGTTCGTGATCGCCGTCGGCGGCTTCGCGATGAACTGGGGTGCGTTCCAGCTCGGTGCGATCGTGATCGGCACCGTTGCCGCGCTGCTCATCTACCACCTGGGCAACGCCATCGCGCGGGCCCGCAGGACGGGGGCGGACGACGGTGGCCCGATCCCCGCGGTAGGCCCTCTGGGCGGCGACCCGGAGTAA
- a CDS encoding sensor histidine kinase: MSSPATEPRRRRAAFFGSSVGLVVMGIVFDVGASMNVPGVAELQVGEDARMTVTDSGTALTMLVIAAWITVVWRRRMPLLALVAGCVLAVVGVSYVLLLVGAVAVVRREPRRMTWVAGITAALVMLFAIREALTGWGGALPWYFTTRADAQYEPTWIVMSFVWAVVSLGAATGIALYGRARREAMDSDQRAQRELQRADLLTEQMVRQAERERIARDMHDALAHRLSVVSLHAGALEVAAGQAAGAGGGVGQDAGEIARTVREQTHAALQDMRGLIGDLRGGATAPSAGPATTSAIGALLVDLRRGGAQISAFVVIESPERSAALFDSAVFRIVQESLTNAVKHAPGVQIEVYVRTDPKTGARIRVENPVSVRSIETGIVPGGGNGTVGIRERAAALDGTAWIGAHDGTFIVDVTLPWQERG; encoded by the coding sequence ATGAGCAGTCCCGCCACCGAACCGCGCCGCCGTCGCGCGGCGTTCTTCGGGAGCTCCGTCGGACTGGTCGTGATGGGGATCGTGTTCGACGTGGGCGCTTCGATGAACGTGCCCGGCGTCGCCGAGCTGCAGGTGGGCGAGGACGCCCGGATGACCGTGACCGACTCCGGTACTGCGCTCACGATGCTGGTGATCGCGGCCTGGATCACCGTCGTCTGGCGCCGGCGGATGCCGTTGCTCGCGCTCGTCGCAGGCTGTGTGCTCGCCGTGGTCGGCGTCTCGTACGTCCTCCTGCTCGTCGGGGCTGTGGCCGTCGTGCGCCGCGAACCCCGGCGGATGACCTGGGTCGCCGGCATCACAGCGGCACTCGTGATGCTGTTCGCGATACGGGAGGCCCTCACCGGCTGGGGAGGCGCGCTGCCCTGGTACTTCACCACGCGCGCTGATGCGCAGTACGAGCCGACCTGGATCGTGATGTCGTTCGTCTGGGCGGTCGTCTCCCTCGGCGCCGCGACGGGCATCGCCCTGTACGGGCGGGCGCGTCGCGAGGCGATGGACAGCGATCAGCGGGCGCAGCGAGAGCTGCAGCGTGCCGATCTGCTGACGGAGCAGATGGTCCGGCAGGCCGAGCGGGAGCGGATCGCGCGGGACATGCACGATGCCCTCGCGCACAGGCTGTCGGTGGTGTCGCTGCATGCGGGTGCCCTGGAAGTCGCTGCTGGTCAGGCGGCGGGTGCAGGCGGCGGCGTCGGTCAGGATGCCGGAGAGATCGCACGCACCGTGCGAGAGCAGACCCATGCCGCCCTCCAGGACATGCGTGGGCTGATCGGCGATCTGCGTGGTGGGGCGACCGCACCCTCCGCGGGCCCGGCCACCACCTCGGCGATCGGGGCGCTGCTGGTCGACCTGCGACGTGGCGGCGCGCAGATCAGCGCGTTCGTCGTGATCGAGTCGCCCGAGCGGAGTGCCGCGCTGTTCGACAGCGCGGTCTTCCGGATCGTGCAGGAGTCGCTCACCAACGCCGTCAAGCACGCGCCGGGGGTGCAGATCGAGGTCTACGTGCGAACGGACCCGAAGACCGGGGCCCGCATCCGCGTGGAGAATCCGGTCTCCGTGCGGTCCATCGAGACCGGCATCGTGCCCGGAGGCGGCAATGGAACCGTCGGCATCCGAGAGCGCGCGGCCGCCCTGGACGGCACCGCCTGGATCGGCGCGCACGACGGCACCTTCATCGTGGACGTCACCCTTCCCTGGCAGGAGCGGGGATAG
- a CDS encoding MFS transporter: MTDAASNRTSGPSTGTYAHGHKPTSPWPALWALVIGFFMILVDTTIVSVANPAIKAALDPDTNNLDNVVWVTSAYLLAYAVPLLITGRLGDRFGPKNIYLIGLVVFTAASLWSGLSTTLTGLVIARAVQGLGAAFMTPQTMAVITRTFPPERRGAAMGLWGATAGVATLVGPLLGGLLVDGFGWEWIFYINIPVGVAAFVLAWIYVPKLQTHPHRFDYVGVVLSAAALFLIVFGLQEGQKYDWGTIAGPISVWGMIIAGLVLLVVFVLQQWKTKSEALVPLALFKDRNFAASNLGIAAVGFTVTSMSLPFMFFLQLARGLTPTESALLLIPMAVISGVLAPFAGSLLDRIDPRFILIPGLLCVAGGVLWNAALMNVETLTWMFLLPSALLGIGNAGMWGPLATEATRNLPPRQAGAGAGIYNTTRTIGSVIGSAAIAAFMQARLEANLPGLDQAPSGFGAGGKMPDAVAEGFSAGMAQSMLLPVGVMLIALIAAVFIGRYKGKSADELR; this comes from the coding sequence GTGACTGACGCCGCTTCGAACCGCACCTCCGGGCCCTCGACCGGAACCTACGCGCACGGGCACAAGCCCACCAGCCCCTGGCCCGCGCTCTGGGCGCTGGTGATCGGGTTCTTCATGATCCTGGTCGACACCACGATCGTGTCGGTCGCGAACCCCGCCATCAAGGCGGCACTCGACCCCGACACGAACAACCTCGACAACGTCGTGTGGGTCACCAGCGCCTACCTGCTGGCCTACGCCGTGCCGCTGCTGATCACCGGGCGCCTCGGCGACCGCTTCGGCCCGAAGAACATCTACCTGATCGGGCTGGTCGTCTTCACCGCGGCGTCGCTGTGGAGCGGCCTGTCGACCACACTCACGGGCCTGGTCATCGCGCGCGCGGTGCAGGGACTGGGTGCCGCATTCATGACGCCGCAGACCATGGCAGTGATCACACGCACCTTCCCGCCCGAGCGGCGCGGTGCCGCGATGGGGCTGTGGGGTGCCACCGCCGGCGTCGCGACCCTGGTCGGCCCGCTGCTGGGCGGGCTGCTCGTCGACGGCTTCGGCTGGGAGTGGATCTTCTACATCAACATCCCGGTCGGCGTCGCGGCCTTCGTGCTGGCCTGGATCTACGTGCCGAAGCTGCAGACGCATCCGCACCGCTTCGACTACGTCGGTGTCGTGCTGAGCGCCGCCGCGCTGTTCCTGATCGTCTTCGGGCTGCAGGAGGGGCAGAAGTACGACTGGGGAACCATCGCCGGGCCCATCTCGGTCTGGGGCATGATCATCGCCGGACTCGTGCTGCTGGTCGTGTTCGTCCTGCAGCAGTGGAAGACCAAGAGCGAAGCGCTCGTGCCGCTCGCGCTCTTCAAGGACCGCAACTTCGCGGCATCCAATCTGGGCATCGCCGCGGTCGGGTTCACCGTGACGAGCATGTCACTGCCTTTCATGTTCTTCCTGCAGCTGGCCCGCGGGCTCACCCCGACCGAGTCTGCGCTGCTGCTGATCCCGATGGCGGTCATCTCCGGCGTGCTCGCCCCGTTCGCAGGCTCCCTGCTCGACCGGATCGACCCGCGCTTCATCCTCATCCCCGGCCTGCTCTGCGTGGCAGGCGGCGTGCTGTGGAACGCCGCGCTGATGAATGTCGAGACCCTGACGTGGATGTTCCTGCTGCCCTCAGCGCTGCTCGGCATCGGCAACGCCGGCATGTGGGGCCCGCTGGCCACCGAGGCCACCCGCAACCTCCCACCGCGTCAGGCCGGAGCCGGCGCCGGCATCTACAACACCACGCGCACGATCGGCTCGGTGATCGGCTCGGCTGCCATCGCCGCATTCATGCAGGCGCGCCTGGAGGCGAACCTGCCGGGTCTGGATCAGGCGCCGAGCGGCTTCGGCGCGGGCGGCAAGATGCCGGATGCCGTGGCGGAGGGTTTCTCGGCGGGCATGGCGCAGTCGATGCTGCTGCCCGTCGGCGTGATGCTCATCGCGCTGATCGCCGCGGTGTTCATCGGACGCTACAAGGGCAAGAGCGCCGACGAGCTGCGCTGA
- a CDS encoding sugar phosphate isomerase/epimerase gives MSRPITLFTGQWADLPFEEVCRLAGEWGYDGLEIACWGDHLDPWRWDDDAYVQGRLDILERNGLKVWAISNHLKGQAVCDDPIDQRHRNMLSDQVWGDGDPEGVRQRAAEEMKHTARLAAKLGVKTVTGFTGSSIWKYVAMFPPATDEMVEAGYQDFADRWNPILDVFDEVGVRFAHEVHPSEIAYDYWTTKRTLEAIGHRKAFGLNWDPSHMVWQDIDPVAFLWDFQDIIYNVHCKDTKKRLGNGRNGRLSSHLPWADPRRGWDFISTGHGDVPWEDAFRMLNAIGYEGPLSIEWEDAGMDRLVGAPEALEFVTKLSTYKPSDAAFDAAFATR, from the coding sequence ATGTCACGACCGATCACACTGTTCACCGGCCAGTGGGCCGACCTTCCATTCGAAGAGGTCTGCCGTCTGGCAGGCGAGTGGGGCTACGACGGCCTCGAGATCGCCTGCTGGGGCGACCACCTCGACCCGTGGCGCTGGGATGACGACGCCTACGTGCAGGGTCGTCTCGACATCCTCGAGCGCAACGGCCTGAAGGTGTGGGCCATCTCCAACCACCTCAAGGGTCAGGCCGTTTGCGACGACCCGATCGACCAGCGCCACCGCAACATGCTCTCCGACCAGGTGTGGGGCGACGGCGACCCGGAGGGCGTGCGACAGCGCGCCGCCGAGGAGATGAAGCACACCGCACGCCTTGCCGCGAAGCTGGGCGTGAAGACGGTCACCGGATTCACGGGGTCGTCGATCTGGAAGTACGTCGCGATGTTCCCGCCGGCCACCGACGAGATGGTGGAGGCCGGCTACCAGGACTTCGCCGACCGCTGGAACCCGATCCTCGACGTCTTCGACGAGGTCGGCGTGCGCTTCGCGCACGAAGTGCATCCCTCCGAGATCGCCTACGACTACTGGACCACCAAGCGCACCCTCGAGGCGATCGGTCACCGCAAGGCGTTCGGCCTGAACTGGGACCCGTCGCACATGGTGTGGCAGGACATCGATCCGGTCGCGTTCCTCTGGGACTTCCAGGACATCATCTACAACGTGCATTGCAAGGACACGAAGAAGCGCCTGGGCAACGGACGCAACGGCCGTCTCTCGTCGCACCTGCCGTGGGCAGACCCGCGGCGCGGCTGGGACTTCATCTCCACCGGCCACGGCGACGTGCCGTGGGAGGACGCGTTCCGGATGCTGAACGCGATCGGCTACGAGGGCCCGCTGTCGATCGAGTGGGAGGATGCCGGAATGGACCGCCTGGTGGGCGCCCCGGAGGCTCTCGAGTTCGTCACGAAGCTGTCGACGTACAAGCCGTCGGATGCCGCGTTCGACGCGGCGTTCGCGACGCGCTGA
- a CDS encoding phosphoribosylaminoimidazolesuccinocarboxamide synthase yields MSEAQSIPGWRHLYSGKVRDLYASEDPGDTRILVVASDRVSAFDFVLSPGIPNKGELLTTLSNWWFDQLHDVPNHLVAGEIPDAVAGRAMLAMALEMLPIECVVRGYITGSGWAEYVESGTVCGIPLPAGLKNGDRLPEPLFTPAYKAPMGEHDENIAFEKVVELVGADRAAELRDTSLSLYARAAAIAEEKGLILADTKFEFGTDAAGILHLADEVLTSDSSRYWDAETWKTAATPEERMASFDKQIVRDWLAANWDKQGEPPVLPEEIVSRTADRYRELITRLTA; encoded by the coding sequence GTGAGCGAAGCACAGAGCATCCCCGGCTGGCGTCACCTCTACTCCGGCAAGGTCCGCGACCTGTATGCCTCGGAGGATCCGGGCGACACGCGCATCCTGGTCGTGGCATCCGATCGGGTGAGCGCGTTCGACTTCGTGCTCTCCCCCGGCATCCCGAACAAGGGCGAGCTGCTCACGACACTGAGCAACTGGTGGTTCGATCAGCTCCACGACGTGCCGAATCACCTCGTCGCCGGTGAGATCCCGGATGCCGTGGCCGGCCGCGCCATGCTCGCGATGGCGCTGGAGATGCTGCCGATCGAGTGCGTCGTCCGCGGCTACATCACCGGCTCCGGCTGGGCCGAGTACGTCGAGAGCGGCACCGTCTGCGGCATCCCGCTGCCGGCCGGGCTGAAGAACGGCGACCGCCTCCCGGAGCCGCTGTTCACCCCGGCCTACAAGGCGCCGATGGGCGAGCACGACGAGAACATCGCCTTCGAGAAGGTCGTCGAGCTCGTCGGCGCCGACCGCGCCGCCGAACTGCGCGACACGTCCCTCTCCCTGTACGCGCGCGCCGCCGCGATCGCCGAGGAGAAGGGCTTGATCCTCGCCGACACGAAGTTCGAGTTCGGGACGGATGCCGCCGGCATCCTGCACCTGGCCGATGAGGTGCTCACCAGCGACTCCTCCCGCTACTGGGATGCCGAGACGTGGAAGACAGCCGCGACGCCCGAGGAGCGGATGGCGAGCTTCGACAAGCAGATCGTGCGCGACTGGCTGGCCGCGAACTGGGACAAGCAGGGCGAGCCGCCCGTGCTGCCCGAGGAGATCGTCTCGCGGACCGCAGACCGGTATCGCGAGCTGATCACGCGGCTGACCGCCTGA
- a CDS encoding type II toxin-antitoxin system VapB family antitoxin, translated as MSLNIKNEKVHDLVRQLAELTGQSQTSAVEDAVRRRLDEIRNERDDADLQRKRRIRESIARLQALPDIGPSYEQIMDEMYDEMGLPR; from the coding sequence ATGAGCCTGAACATCAAGAACGAGAAGGTGCACGACCTCGTGCGTCAGCTCGCCGAGCTGACGGGGCAGTCTCAGACGAGCGCGGTGGAGGATGCCGTGCGCCGGCGGCTCGATGAGATCCGCAATGAGCGTGATGACGCTGATCTGCAGCGGAAACGGCGGATCAGGGAATCGATTGCAAGGCTGCAGGCGCTTCCCGATATCGGGCCGAGCTACGAGCAGATCATGGACGAGATGTACGACGAGATGGGCCTGCCGCGATGA
- a CDS encoding response regulator transcription factor, which produces MTTAEVPTPVRVLVVDDELLIRSGFRFVLAVHPGIEVVGEAADGAEAIEYVRAHHPDVVLMDVRMPLMGGPEATSVIVAQSSARVLAMTSIDAEDQLLRMLSAGASGYLLKDESPERIVDAVLRTAAGETVVSGRSTAQLVRRAVETEGGTGRSAAQERVASLTERERDVAVGVATGGTNQEIGATLHISSGTVKTHLEQVFAKFGVRSRVQVGVILERAGLGPVDV; this is translated from the coding sequence GTGACCACAGCAGAAGTACCCACTCCGGTGCGCGTGCTCGTCGTGGACGACGAGCTGCTGATCCGCAGCGGCTTCCGCTTCGTGCTCGCCGTGCACCCCGGGATCGAGGTCGTCGGCGAAGCGGCGGACGGGGCGGAGGCCATCGAGTACGTGCGCGCCCACCATCCCGATGTGGTGCTGATGGATGTGCGGATGCCGCTGATGGGCGGGCCCGAGGCGACCAGCGTCATCGTCGCCCAATCGAGCGCGCGCGTTCTCGCGATGACCAGCATCGACGCCGAGGACCAGCTGCTGCGGATGCTGAGCGCCGGCGCCAGCGGTTACCTGCTCAAGGACGAGTCTCCGGAGCGGATCGTGGATGCCGTGCTCCGCACTGCTGCGGGCGAGACCGTCGTCTCCGGCCGCAGCACCGCGCAGCTCGTGCGCCGGGCGGTCGAGACCGAGGGCGGAACCGGTCGCAGCGCGGCGCAGGAGCGCGTGGCGTCGCTCACCGAGCGGGAGCGCGATGTCGCGGTCGGCGTAGCCACCGGCGGCACGAACCAGGAGATCGGCGCCACTCTGCACATCTCCAGCGGCACCGTGAAGACCCACCTCGAGCAGGTGTTCGCGAAGTTCGGCGTACGCAGTCGCGTGCAGGTCGGGGTGATCCTCGAGCGCGCGGGTCTCGGCCCCGTCGACGTCTGA
- a CDS encoding Gfo/Idh/MocA family protein, which translates to MTKSLRVAMIGHGFMGAAHSVGWRQAPAAFDLPLAPTMAVLVGRDAERTAADATRWGWSETATDWRTVVERDDIDVIDIVTPGDSHAEIAVAALEAGKHVLCEKPLANTVADAQRMADAAASAPGLSMVGFTYRRVPAVTLMRDLIAEGRIGTVRQVRASYRQDWLADPESPMTWRLEKDRAGSGSLGDIGAHAIDMTQFVTGQTVDRVSGVLETIVSERPLMGESVGLGGKAGGGTGIVTVDDLALFTGRLSSGALVSFEATRFATGRKNALEIEISGDRGALYWNLEDLNSLHHYDATRPAGTQGFTRILVTEPEHPYLSGWWPTGHMLGYEHGFSHQVKDLVEAIATRTAPAPDFGEGLLVQRVLDAVERSAADGSAWTEV; encoded by the coding sequence ATGACGAAATCACTGCGCGTGGCGATGATCGGCCACGGATTCATGGGAGCGGCGCACTCCGTGGGCTGGCGCCAGGCGCCCGCCGCCTTCGATCTGCCCCTCGCCCCGACGATGGCCGTGCTGGTGGGCCGGGATGCCGAGCGGACCGCGGCCGATGCCACCCGCTGGGGCTGGAGCGAGACGGCCACTGACTGGCGGACGGTCGTCGAGCGCGACGACATCGATGTCATCGACATCGTCACCCCCGGCGACTCGCATGCCGAGATCGCCGTCGCCGCGCTCGAGGCCGGCAAGCACGTGCTGTGCGAGAAGCCGCTGGCCAACACGGTCGCCGATGCGCAGCGGATGGCGGATGCGGCGGCATCCGCCCCCGGCCTGTCCATGGTCGGCTTCACCTATCGCCGTGTTCCCGCCGTCACGCTCATGCGCGACCTGATCGCCGAGGGCCGGATCGGCACGGTGCGGCAGGTGAGGGCGAGCTACCGGCAGGATTGGCTCGCAGACCCGGAGTCCCCGATGACCTGGCGTCTGGAGAAGGACCGGGCGGGTTCCGGATCCTTGGGCGATATCGGCGCACACGCGATCGACATGACTCAGTTCGTGACCGGGCAGACGGTGGACCGGGTCTCCGGCGTGCTGGAGACCATCGTCTCGGAGCGCCCGCTGATGGGCGAGTCCGTGGGCCTGGGCGGCAAGGCGGGTGGCGGGACCGGCATCGTGACGGTCGACGACCTCGCCCTCTTCACCGGACGGCTGTCCTCGGGGGCACTGGTCTCCTTCGAGGCGACGCGCTTCGCCACCGGTCGCAAGAACGCCCTCGAGATCGAGATCTCCGGCGATCGCGGCGCGCTGTACTGGAACCTGGAGGACCTGAATTCGCTGCACCACTACGACGCGACGCGTCCGGCGGGCACGCAGGGCTTCACCCGCATCCTGGTGACCGAGCCCGAGCATCCGTATCTGTCCGGCTGGTGGCCGACCGGTCATATGCTCGGCTACGAGCACGGGTTCTCGCATCAGGTGAAGGACCTCGTCGAGGCGATCGCGACACGGACCGCCCCGGCGCCGGACTTCGGCGAGGGGCTGCTCGTGCAGCGGGTGCTCGACGCGGTCGAGCGCAGCGCGGCCGACGGCTCCGCCTGGACCGAAGTCTGA
- a CDS encoding CinA family protein, producing the protein MDDVTQLSDTARARGLRVAVAESLTSGTLAGAVGAGEQASEWFAGGIVAYMMDTKERVLGLEPGTDPCSASCAEQLARGARELFDVDIAVSTTGVGGPDAENGHPPGTVYLGWATRAAVGHRLLRIDGDPDRVLAATVEAAVRMLTFHAAEL; encoded by the coding sequence ATGGACGATGTGACACAGCTCAGCGACACAGCCCGTGCGCGCGGCCTGCGGGTGGCCGTCGCCGAATCGCTCACCTCCGGGACGTTGGCCGGTGCAGTCGGTGCGGGCGAGCAGGCCAGCGAATGGTTCGCCGGGGGAATCGTCGCGTACATGATGGACACGAAGGAGCGCGTGCTCGGCCTGGAGCCCGGCACGGATCCGTGTTCGGCATCCTGCGCCGAGCAGCTGGCACGCGGTGCGCGGGAGCTGTTCGATGTGGACATCGCCGTGTCGACGACGGGCGTGGGCGGACCGGATGCCGAGAACGGTCATCCGCCCGGCACCGTGTACCTGGGCTGGGCCACGCGCGCCGCGGTGGGGCACCGGCTGCTGAGGATCGACGGCGATCCAGATCGGGTTCTCGCCGCGACCGTCGAGGCGGCGGTGCGGATGCTGACCTTCCACGCCGCCGAGCTCTGA
- a CDS encoding PH domain-containing protein — protein sequence METAAILSWTLQSEIPVPPDVQSLLADGEQAITSFKTFRDSATFTTKRLIVRDAQGITGKKVEIHSLPYSSILMWSSENAGTLDWNSELELWTKAGHIKVKLSKGADVRRIDSLIAWAVLNAH from the coding sequence ATGGAGACCGCAGCCATCCTCAGCTGGACTCTGCAGAGCGAGATCCCCGTCCCGCCCGACGTGCAGTCGCTGCTCGCCGACGGCGAGCAGGCGATCACATCGTTCAAGACCTTCCGCGACTCCGCGACTTTCACGACCAAGCGCCTTATCGTGCGCGACGCGCAGGGCATCACCGGCAAGAAGGTCGAGATCCATTCGCTGCCGTACAGCTCCATCCTGATGTGGTCGTCGGAGAACGCCGGGACTCTGGATTGGAACTCCGAGCTCGAGCTGTGGACGAAGGCAGGACACATCAAGGTGAAGCTGTCCAAGGGCGCCGATGTCCGCCGCATCGACAGCCTGATCGCCTGGGCGGTCCTCAACGCGCACTGA
- a CDS encoding type II toxin-antitoxin system VapC family toxin has protein sequence MIVDTSVWMAIIMQEIEAEHFVDLIESRSVTISAGTLVETEIVVHRRRGEPALNELRELLRRVRAEIVSVDERQARIATDAYRRYGRGSGSPARLNYGDCFSYALAIARDEPLLFKGDDFVHTDVRVAAS, from the coding sequence ATGATCGTCGACACCTCGGTGTGGATGGCGATCATCATGCAGGAGATCGAGGCGGAGCATTTCGTCGACCTGATCGAGAGTCGATCGGTGACGATCTCGGCGGGAACCCTCGTTGAGACAGAGATCGTGGTGCACCGGCGGCGCGGAGAGCCTGCGCTGAATGAACTTCGTGAGCTCCTGCGGCGCGTGCGCGCTGAGATCGTCTCGGTCGATGAGCGCCAGGCGCGCATCGCTACGGACGCCTACCGGCGCTATGGCCGCGGATCGGGGAGCCCCGCACGCCTGAACTACGGCGACTGCTTCAGCTATGCGCTCGCCATCGCCCGCGACGAGCCCCTGCTCTTCAAGGGCGATGACTTCGTGCACACGGACGTGCGCGTCGCGGCATCCTGA